The genomic DNA GTATACAGAAACCTCGCTAGGGGTACAAGTCTTTTTATTTTTGCACCGCAGCAACCTATAGAACTCGTTCAACTGGCCCAGCAGCATTGCGCATTGTGCCGATATTTTTCTATGAGCTGATCCAGATGATACGCGCGGAAAGAACATCTCCCCCAACTGCCGAAAACTCAACTCATCTACCAACATCAAGCGCAAAATCTGGTTTGCCCGCTCACCTAGCGCATCGCGCACGTCCAAAATTCGTTCTAGCGCCACGGCACGCGTCATATTCCAAGAAAGATCATCATGCTTCACAGTTGTGTCCGACACATGATTTTCTGGAAACTCGATAATGCCTTCATACGCAAAGGTATAATCCCGATACCAACGCTCCCCTGCGTTTGCATCGTCCTGCGTGATATCGCCAGCGTTAAGCAATGATTGCACGGTTGTCAGAACGCGAGGCGGCTTTCCGCGAGTGAAAACAGATTTAGCCGCCCGTTCAGGCGTAGGTCCATTATCCTGTGCATGGGGAATAATGTAGCGTGGTTTTGTTGCGACCTTCTGCATATTACCCACCCAATCCTGCAATAATTTCGAAAAACGCCAACACCAGCCAGAGGCCGATCACGATGCGTGGCGGTGTGCGGTCAGTCGCGCGCATTCTTGAGCAGCTCTTTCTGCGCCTCAGTCAACGGCACACCAGCCCGCACATTCTGCAACGCACAGGCCACATTCCAATCAACTGGCGCTGTGTATGTTTCCACATTGCCGGGCTTTAGAAAGTCTGGGAGGTTTTCGCGCCATTTCATACGCAGATGGAATCACAAACCGCCCAGAAAGTACAGGGAAAACTTACCCTCCCGGCCCCTTCATCCAATCATCCCGAAGCGGTAGGATTTCCTCATCCAGCAACCCCGGATCTGGCTCATGTATGGGCGGCAGATCGGTGCGTGGTTCCTGTGTGGCCTCACGCTGATTTGTCGGCCATTCGTGCCAGCCTATTAGGTCGGTGTTGGTCATGAAATTTCCTTCCAATGAGTGGGCTGAACAGAAGACTTTCCATCTTCATTTGAAGTCCAACAAACACCATCGGTCCAGCAATCTGGCGGCTCTTGATCTTCAGCAAAATTCCACGCGCCGCAAAACTCCCCGTTCTCATCCACATAATGATCGAACCAAGAGATGATATTATCTTCACCGTGGCCGGGAATACGCGCTTGAATAGCGGTTCCATCCATTGGCGCAGCGTGCATTGGCTTCCATTCGTTTAATTCACACATACCCCTAAAATCCCCATATCTTCCCGCAGAGTGTACCGTAGCCGCTCATGCGGTCATTTATCGTTCTCACGCTCTAACCGCTCTCTCCGCGAAACCTCGCGCCTTTTTACGGCATACCGCTGCATGTTGCGCCTCTAGGTTCGTAATCAGCGGCTCCAACCATGCCTGAGCTTCCGGGCCTGCCGTTTCGAGCTGACGGCGATACTCGGCAATGCGCTGGCGCAGGCTCGGCTGATCTGGCTGGAGCCGCTTCACGGCATCCTTGGGCTGAACTGGCTGGCGCCCCTTCCACGCGTTGACAGCACACTCAACGGCAGCGCGTTCTTCCGCCGTGCGGCGCTTGGGTGCTTCCTTGGCCGCCTCGGACAACTTCACCACCTTGCGGGCCGCGTGAACCTGCCAGCGGATTTTCTCGGCAAACGGCAATAGGTGAGCGTAAAGCTCCGCCGGTGCAGGCCAGAACTTGCCACGCTCACCAGAGCGGGCCCATGCCCTACGCGCTTCTGGGCACCACACGGCTGCTGGCAGATCGCCGCAAACTTCCACCATAGCCTCGGCCTGCTGGCGAGCCCGCACTTCATCCGGCCCATTCACCACCAACCCAGCCAGCTTTTTCAGCCACGCGGCAATTAGCACGGGGTCGGCAGGCTGGAGCGCAACGCCCGCAACGGCCCGCGCTTCGGCAACGCGCTGCGGCGTCAGGTCGCGGACCTGCAATGGCACGCTGTTGCGGACGGCATCGAGCAACACACTCAAATCCGGGCTGGGCTGGCGAATGGCTGATGGTGCGAGTGTCGAAATTGCGTTCATCGGTCAAACTCCGGGAATGTCGGGCACACCGGCCCATGCGTCAGCCACACGGTCTGCGCGAGATTTCGGGGCGCTCCCCACGATGTGGGCAGATGGGATTGTTCCACTGGCCAAGGCCTGCGTGACGGGGCTGTTGAACCACGCTGGCGGTTTGCCCTTCCCGCCAAAGCGCGATTTCTCCCGAACGGTGCCGAGGATGATCTCGGTTGCGGTCTCGAACGAATATCCACGGGCAGACGCATCAGCCAGCCATTGGCGCACGCAGTCAGCCCGCACCATCGACCGGACCGGATTGTTGCCCGTGGCGGCGATCACGTCTTCGGCCAATTCCTGCCACCGGTCGGCAATCGGTTTTTCGATTTCGGTCGCGCGATTACAACCTACATCCGAACGTAGTGAGGTTATACTCTCCCTCTCCCTCTCCCTTGCATTGCCGCGGGATATGCCACGGCATTCATCTGTCATTGCCGCTTCATCATCTCCGGCATTGCCAATGCTACTTTTTTCCTTATTCCAGCGCTTTGCCGCGCGAGCCTTTTGAGCAAGACGGGCCTTCCATGCATGGCGCGCTTTTTCAGAAATTACAGGATGATATAAGCGCCCATCGGAACACTTTACCCAGCCCTTCAGTGCCATGGCGCGGATCTTCTTCCAGCGCGTACCAGCCCCGGATAGATGAGATAGAACCCTATCGTCATCTGGCAGGCTAGCCGCAGGCAGTTGAATCCACGACTTGCACCAGAGAGCAACTGCGGCCTTAAATTCGTCACCTGAGGATATAGCGAACAGATCACTATCAATCAGCCGCACTACATCAAGCGGCATAAATGGCAGACCACGCAAATCGCAATCTTCTGGCGTCAACGGCTCTTGCATGGTACAGAAACTCTCAGCCATGTCTTGTTACTCCAAGATTGTGGTCAGAAGGCCGCCCGGTTCCCCCGAACCAGCGGCCTTCGTCATATTAGCAGGGTTGCGCCCCGTTGGGTACGGGGTCGCAGGTGAAAAGTTGCTGATAATCACGGCAATATCTCCGTAATCGTCACCACTGTTTTTTGGTCGCATAAACGGCTTTTGACAGCGCGAATATCAAACGTGGCATATTCCGGCCCATCGTCCACAATGAAGCCTAGGCCGCGTTTATTCCGTACACGCTGGCGTGCTCCCGGCTTCCTTACATTGAGCAACTTTGGGGTAGTCAGGCTATCAATCAGGAACTTGGCGCCACCCTGGACGCCGTCATGATCTGGGGTGCCGCAGGAATGACGCTCAATAGATACATGCGCTTTCTGAAATGGCTCAGGAACGCGCATATTAACAGTCGCGCAAGCAACGGCGCGGGCCATCTTCTGGCGCATCCGTGTAAGTGCAAAACGACTTTGCCCTATGCTGTGGTTTAGCAGCGGATAGGGTTCAGGAAGTTCAAAGCGAATTACCCTCACGCGAACCGTCCCGCACCATCACGGCGGCGGCCAAGGCGTAGCGCATTATTCTGCAAACGGAGCTGCCGGTTTTCTTCACGCAATCTGATGTTTTCAGCATTCCGGCGCGTGACAGCCTCCAGAAAGCGGGCATTTTCTGCCCGCAGTCGAGTGTTCTCACGCTGGAGTTTAGCGTCTGGGGATAGGAGCGTTTTCAGCATAGTTTACATCCCAAGGGCACGGCGATAAACGTCAAGCAAGGTTTCTTGCTCTTCCACTTCGGCAGGTTCCTGCCTACGAATGCGGATGATCTGACGCAGCACTTTCACATCGAAGCCAGCGGATTTTGCTTCGGTGAAGATGTCCTTAATGTCGCCTGAAAGAGCTTTGCGTTCTTCTTCCAAACGCTCAACACGCTCAATAATGCTTCTCAGCCGATCAGCGGCAATGCCACCAACTGCCGGGTCATTGCTGTTGTGGCCTGCCATTTCTGTTGTGTTCATCGGTTCATTCCTCTTTTTGCAGGCACACACATCGGCACAACGATGTAGCCAAGGGCGTTGATAATGCTTTCTGGTATGTCGCGTTTGTGCGACAGGACTTCCGAAACAACCGAGCGGGAAACACCAGTTTTACGTGACCACGCACTTTGGCCGCCGGCCAGTTCAACCGCATCGGCTAAACGGCTACGGATTTCGGATACTGGGAATGGGGTCATTTCTTTAACTCTTCCCTCGCTGCCTTCAACGCGCGGTCCATTTTGTCTGCCCACGTATCCCAATCAAACCACGACACATGAACCCATGTTACGTGGACGGATGGAGGCGGTCCGCTGTGTGTTCGGAACCATGCGAAACGGCAGAGCCTGAGTTTAATCCACGGCATTTCTCTCCTTCGCGCTCTTTCCGGCGCTGCTGCACGAGGGCGTTGACCTCGGCAGCGATAGAGTCACAGGAGGCCATCAGCTCAATAAGCGCCTCAGCATCGGGCGCATTGGTTCCTGATAGCCAGTTACGCGCGGCCCGCGGCGTTTTCATCGCAGAACGAGCCAGCATTTCTGCCGCAAATCGGAAAGGCTCAAACTCGCGTTTGATCATATTCAAGAGCCTGTCACGGACAGGCGTATGTACGGCGCCCATCATTTGCGGAAACTTTCGGTCATTTTTTGACTGTTTAAGGGCGTGAATTGCCCGATCATTCCACATCGTTTTCCTCCATTCTCCGTTTTGTGAGAACGGGAGATCGGAGAAACGATGAAGAAGGAGACTGAATTCGGAACTGTAGAATACGGGGGCACATACTCCCCCGATTTGCTGAACGCCTGCGATGCAGCGCCAGATATCCCGCACGGCACGCCGTTCCTATGGAACGCTATTGTGCGCAGTGCGATCATCTGGGCGCAGCTCAACACCCACGCCACCATCAGGCAGCGCGTTCTTTTGCTACAGGACGTAGCCGACAAGCTGGGGGTTGATGCGGCATGCATTGGATAGGCTCAGAACGGGATATCATCATCCAGATCGGGATTGCCTTGCGGGCTATCCCATCCACCGGACTGCTGATTGTTCTGGCCACGGCTTTGCTGTTGGCGCGGGGCATCTCCTGCATCTTTATTATCCAGCAGCACCAACTCGCCGCGATAAGCCGCAATCACGACTTCCGTGGTATAGCGTTCCTGCCCACCCTGATCTGTCCATTTGCGGGTTTGCAGGGAGCCTTCCAGATAAACTTTGCGGCCTTTGCGCAGGAAACGTTCGGCCACATCAGCCAGACGTTCATTGAAAATGACCACGCGATGCCATTCCGTGCGCTCGCGTTTTTCTCCAGATGCGCGATCATTCCATGTGTCACTGGTGGCCAGCGAGAAAGACACGATCTTTGCACCGCTCTGGCTGGTGCGAACATCTGGGTCTTTGCCCAAATTGCCAACGAGCACGACCTTATTTACGGAGCCAGCCATCAGAACCAACCCATGCTGGAAGCATACGAATTGCAGTTGTCGCAAAGGAAGCGGCATTTATGCGGCGTTGTAAAAACAGTGCGGCACCTGCTGCAAGCGCGCGTGCGAAGATCAAGATTTTCAGCGCTCGCATGGCCATTGATAGCTGTTGCCTTCTTCCATCTGCGAGCCCTGCCCCGCTGCGCTGCCCCCTGTTTTTTCCTGCTATCTTCCCAACGCTTTTTCTTTGCTGCATCAGAAATGACAAGGGACACGCGCGCTTTATATTGGCATCCCTTAGGCGTGCGATTAAGCACGTTGCCAATGACTTCCCAACTTTCTCCCGCATTCGCCATGCGGTTAAGAAGTTCCACCTCTTCCTGTTTCCATGGAGTTCCCACCATCACGGGGCCTCCCCGTCCGTACGGGTATGCTTCGAGTGCTGATTGACCAGCACCCGAAGCCCCATCACCATGGCAATCGCCACAACCACCATGGAGATTCGAAAAAATGGAATTTGTTTTGACAGCTTGGTCTGAGCGCGCTTTGAACGAGCACGAAAGACCTCACAAAGACATGCCAATGATGGAAATAACCGCCGAATGGGACATTCTGCCCACCTCTGCGCCAAAGGATTTGTCTGATCCCCGCCGGATAAAAGGCGCGATGAAATGGACCGCGCCAATGACTCCCGATCTCTCTCCGAAAGAGCGCACGGCTTGGTTAAAGAAAATCCTCCGCGAGGCGCTCGATAATAAGCAACCTCCTCGTCTGACATCCAGTCAGGAGCAGTAATAAACCCTGTGAGTGTAGGAATCAGCCTTTCTGGCCGTGGCGTGGCTATTCCTGCACTCATCGCACCGCCTCCTGCGCTGGGGTGCGCTTGAGAGATGCGACATATCTTTTGGCGGCTTCTATAGAAGCTAGCGTCACGTTCCCTGTGCGCAGACGAGACATAAATTTCGGATTTCCTGTAGCCCCGAGACTAAAGGCGCGGTCAGAGAGAGACCTCTCTTTCTGGACGGTCTCGATCTCTTTCAGAAGTGAAGTGCGTATCGACATAGGACATATATGTCCTATTCCTCTTACAGAAGCAAGGACATTCTTGTCCCGTGAAAGCTAACCCGTTTCAGGGCATAATTGTCCCATGAAAAAACAGGCAGAAACACTAGCTCAAGCTATAGAAGAGGCGATTCAGTCGCGTGATCTGTCCGCGCGCGTAGCTAGTTTGAAGGCTGGCTTAAGTGAATCGGCCATTAAGCATATCTTAAGAGGAACCAGCGGCAGCCCTAAAGTGGACACCCTCGCTCGGATTGCTCATTCGAACAACATTCCTTTTTTCGTTTCTTTTGATGCTCATGGATTTATCCCCGGAGACATGGAGAGAGATGGCTCTCATCTTGTTCCTTCTCCGAACACGTCTGCGCAAATTCTCGATAACGCCGAGGAGGCTGCTTGGGTCGGACTCTGGCGCGACATGAACGAGAAACAAAGGCGGATGGCGCTTGCCTTGATACAGGCCGCCATCGATACCGATGCTGCTTAACTCCTCGCCAGTGATTCTGTGTGCCCGTACCATGTGGCGAGTATGTCAGAACGAAACGTGAACAGCAAGGCTGCCAAATTTTAGGGAGCTTCGTGTGGTTTGGGCGGCGGATATAAAAGCCAAGAAAGTTCCATAATGACCTCTCCAACAAAGTACGTGGCTTATATTGATGAGGCAGGGGATGACGGCCTAAAAAACGTCGCCAACGTTGACGGGTATTTTGGTTCAGATTGGTTTGTTTTATCATGTGTGGTGGCTCGATATAATTACACCTTACGCTTTCCAGACCTTTTAGAAGAAGCTCGGTCAAGTGCCGGGATGCCAAGCGGCCGAGATATTCATTTTGTAAAATTAAATAATCACAAAAGAAATAAGATATGCGGAATTTTGGCCGCTTCGCAAATCAGATGGTTTGCCGCCATATCGCATAAAAATAATATGCGCTCTTATCACAATAAGCGTGCACAATCCGTCTCTAAAAAAAGAAATACCCTTTATAATTGGTTAACAAGGCTAATTTTAGAGAGAGTTACGCAATATTGCCACGATGATTTAATAAAATTAAAGCAGCCAGTTTATCCACAAGCATTAAAAGTAATAATGTCCTCTCGTGGTGGATTAACCCATGGAGATATTGGCTCTTATATTAGTAAATTATGGATACAAAGCAGATCATCTAGTTTGTATTTGAATAAAGGATATGTGGATTTTGATATATTCGCCCCAAGTGGCTTATCAATCAAAAACAACTTTGATGTGGCTGGATTGCAATTAGCAGATATCGTAGCTAGTTCCATTTACAAATCTTTGCCGCAAAAAATTCAATCAAATCCATGCAGCGCATTTATAGATGAATTGCTCCCACGCTGCGCAGAAAGAAATGGGATGCGTGAAGAATTCGGAATTACTTTTTGGCCGCAAAATTGGCGGCACACATTAAGCCCAGAAAAATCCAATGCTTTGAAAGGACTGCTTAAATAAATGACGGCAGCCCCCGTCCTTGCTATCCCATCAGAGAGGATAATTAGATCGCCATCCTCAGGGAAACCCTCTCTCTGACTGCTACCCTCTAGGGGCGGCCCAAGGTGAACTCGGCGTTGCTGCCGTCTTTGGAATCTAAGCATTATCCATGAGGCATTGCAATTTTTAATTCTGCATAACTCATTGCGGAATCATTCTGCCCAATCCCTGCCCTTTTCTCGCCCAAGCACGGGCAAAGTCACCTGCCAACCTCCTCTTATCCAATAAGAGGACAAGGCCAGATGAAACGCATTTCTTACTACG from Acetobacter ascendens includes the following:
- a CDS encoding DUF1376 domain-containing protein, whose translation is MQEPLTPEDCDLRGLPFMPLDVVRLIDSDLFAISSGDEFKAAVALWCKSWIQLPAASLPDDDRVLSHLSGAGTRWKKIRAMALKGWVKCSDGRLYHPVISEKARHAWKARLAQKARAAKRWNKEKSSIGNAGDDEAAMTDECRGISRGNARERERESITSLRSDVGCNRATEIEKPIADRWQELAEDVIAATGNNPVRSMVRADCVRQWLADASARGYSFETATEIILGTVREKSRFGGKGKPPAWFNSPVTQALASGTIPSAHIVGSAPKSRADRVADAWAGVPDIPGV
- a CDS encoding DUF2312 domain-containing protein: MNTTEMAGHNSNDPAVGGIAADRLRSIIERVERLEEERKALSGDIKDIFTEAKSAGFDVKVLRQIIRIRRQEPAEVEEQETLLDVYRRALGM
- a CDS encoding helix-turn-helix domain-containing protein — encoded protein: MGRQNGPRVEGSEGRVKEMTPFPVSEIRSRLADAVELAGGQSAWSRKTGVSRSVVSEVLSHKRDIPESIINALGYIVVPMCVPAKRGMNR
- the ssb gene encoding single-stranded DNA-binding protein, coding for MAGSVNKVVLVGNLGKDPDVRTSQSGAKIVSFSLATSDTWNDRASGEKRERTEWHRVVIFNERLADVAERFLRKGRKVYLEGSLQTRKWTDQGGQERYTTEVVIAAYRGELVLLDNKDAGDAPRQQQSRGQNNQQSGGWDSPQGNPDLDDDIPF
- a CDS encoding helix-turn-helix domain-containing protein, translating into MKKQAETLAQAIEEAIQSRDLSARVASLKAGLSESAIKHILRGTSGSPKVDTLARIAHSNNIPFFVSFDAHGFIPGDMERDGSHLVPSPNTSAQILDNAEEAAWVGLWRDMNEKQRRMALALIQAAIDTDAA
- a CDS encoding DUF3800 domain-containing protein, coding for MTSPTKYVAYIDEAGDDGLKNVANVDGYFGSDWFVLSCVVARYNYTLRFPDLLEEARSSAGMPSGRDIHFVKLNNHKRNKICGILAASQIRWFAAISHKNNMRSYHNKRAQSVSKKRNTLYNWLTRLILERVTQYCHDDLIKLKQPVYPQALKVIMSSRGGLTHGDIGSYISKLWIQSRSSSLYLNKGYVDFDIFAPSGLSIKNNFDVAGLQLADIVASSIYKSLPQKIQSNPCSAFIDELLPRCAERNGMREEFGITFWPQNWRHTLSPEKSNALKGLLK